The Palleronia sp. THAF1 genome contains the following window.
TGCCCAGCATCGCGACCTACTCTGCCGCGCGTGATCTGCCTGCTGGGCTGATGGCGATCCTTCTGTCCACTGTTCCGCTGTTCGGGTTCGTCTACGCCCTGATCCTGTCGTTGGAGCGGTTTCGCCTGCGGCGTGCCGTGGGTCTGCTGATCGGCTTATCGGGCGTTCTGCTGCTGATCGTGCCAGAGGCGAGCTTGCCCGACCGCGCCATGGTGGCCGTCATCCCTATCGCGTTGATCGGGTCGCTGTTCTACGGCGCGGAAAGCAACGTGATCGCGAAATGGGGTGTTGCAGGCATGGCACCGGTAGAGGTGTTGGCGGGTGCCACCCTGATCGGTGCTTTGATGTTGCTGCCGGTGACGGTGGCCACGGGGCAGATGGCGGTACCAATAAGCTGGGGCGCGCCAGAGACGGCGCTGGTGTTGTCTGCCATCGTCCACGCCTGCGTCTACACCGGGTTCGTTTGGCTGGTGGGGCAGGCGGGGCCGGTGTTCGCGGTGCAGATTTCCTACGTCGTGACGCTGACGGGGATCGGCTGGGCGATGCTACTGCTGGGCGAAAGCTACTCTGGCTGGATTTGGGGCGCGCTGGCGCTGATGTTGGGCGGTATGGCGCTTGTACAACCTCGGCCCGCTTTACCGCAAGCGGTGTAGAGTGCGGCCCCTTGCGCAGTCTCGCCGGGCATCGCTAGGGTCGCGCGACCTTATCGGCGGTGACCCTAGCGATGATCCAAGCTCAGCTTGACCCGACACTCATGGCGATCCTGGCCTTCGCCACCGTCATCGTCATGTTCGTGTTGTTCGCGCGCGAGGCTTACCCGACAGAGGTCGTGGCCATCGGCGGTGCGGCCTTCCTGTTCGCCACCGGCATCCTGCCATACGCCGCCGCGCTGGAGGTTCTGTCGAACCCCGCCCCCTGGACCATCGCCGCGATGTTCCTGATCATGGGCGGGCTGGTGCGCACCGGTGCGCTGCAATGGCTGACAGAGCTTGCCGACAGCCGCGCGGAACTGCGCCCCAAACGGACGCTGGTGCTGATGCTGGGGGCCGTGGCCGTGGGATCGGCCTTCATGAACAACACGCCGGTCGTCGTCGTGATGATCCCGGTCTTCGTGCAGCTGGCCAAGCGGCTAGGCGTTTCACCGTCCAAGGTGCTGATCCCGCTGAGCTATGCCGCGATTATGGGCGGCACGCTGACGCTGATAGGCACCTCGACGAACCTGCTGGTGGACGGCGTCGCCCGTGCGCGGGGGCTGGAGCCGTTTTCGATTTTCGAGATCATGCCGCTGGGGATTATCCAGATCACGGTCGGCGCGACTTATCTGGCCTTTGTCGGGCGTAAACTGCTGCCGGAACGCGACTCGCTGTCGTCGCTGATCTCGGAACGCCGAAAGATGAAGTATTTTACAGAGGTCGCGATTCCTGAAGGCTCTTCCCTCGTGGGCGATCCAGTGCAGGACGTGGACATCTTCAAGCGCGAAGGCGGGCGCGTGATCGACGTTCTGCGCGGCGATGCCTCGTTGCGGCGGGATATGGCCTCTGTCGTGCTTGAAGCGGGCGACCGTGTGGTGCTGCGCACCGAGATGGCCGAGTTGATGAGCCTGAAGGAAAACCCAGATCTGAAGTCCGTGGACCGCCTGTCCTCGGTCGAAACACAGACGGTCGAGGTTCTGATCACGCCCGGTTGCCGCATGGTCGGGCGCAGCCTGGGCGCGATGCGCCTGCGCCGTCGCTACGGTGTCTATCCGCTGGCCGTGCATCGCAGAAATCAGAACACGGGGCGGCAGCTGGATGAGGTCGTCGTGCGCGTGGGCGACACCCTGCTGTTGGAAGGCGCGATGGGCGATATACAGCGGCTTGCGACGGATATGGACCTTGTAGATATCGCGCAGCCGACTGCGCAGGGCTATCGCCGCTCCAAGGCCCCGGTGGCCATCGGGGCCTTGGCGGGCGTGGTGATCCTGTCGGCGCTGGGCGTCGCGCCGATCCTTGGGCTGGCAGTGGTGGCGACCGCGATCATCCTGCTGGCCCGATGCATCGACAGCGACGAGGCGTTTTCCTTCGTCGACGGCCCTTTGCTCGCGCTGATCTTCGCCATGTTGGCCGTTGGTGCGGGGCTAGAGGCTTCGGGGGCCATCGAATTGCTGGTGGGCTGGCTGTCGCCCGTGCTGGCGGATCTGCCGCCCTGGGCCGTTGTTATGGTGATCTACCTGATTGCCACGACGCTGACGGAAATGGTGTCGAACAACGCCGTGGGTGTGATCCTGACGCCCATCGCGATCCAGCTGGGCGTCAGTCTCGGCTACGATCCGCGCGCGCTGGTCGTGGCAGTGATGTTCGCGGCATCCTCTGCCTTCTCGACACCCATCGGCTACCAGACAAACATGCTGGTCTTTGGTCCCGGTGGCTACAAGTTCACCGACTTCATGCGCGTAGGTATTCCGATGAACCTTCTACTGGCAGTGTCCGCGTCCTTCGCGATCCCCCTGATTTGGCCGCTGTGATGTGGCGGCTGGCTTCCATCCTGTTGCTGGCCGCCTGCGCCACCGCGCCCGATGCGCCGCGCGTGTCCAGCGGATCGGTTAGCCCCCGTGCGGTCACGCTGTTCGCGGACAACGTGACGGCACGGATGTCGGATGGCGCGCTGTGTACCGCCGTGCGGGAAGGGCGGTCGGGACCGTGGAGCGCGACGCTTTCTGGCTGCCCGCACCGCTGGCCCGTCGCCGTGCTGCGCCCCAGCTCGCGCCCGCGCCTGCCACTTGTGCGCAGCGACGCCGACCCTTGGGTGACGCTTGGCGCGCCGACCGGGCCGCTGGGATTTGCACCGCCCCGCTGACACCGGCGCATACTGGGGTTGCGGCACCGGGGGCACGCGGCCTATATCCGGCGCGGTTCTTGAAAGATCGGAGACGCACATGGCCGGCCATTCCAAATGGGCGAACATCCAGCATCGCAAGGGGCGGCAGGACGCCGCGCGTTCGAAGCTGTTTTCCAAGCTGGCGAAGGAAATCACCGTCGCCGCCAAGATGGGCGACCCCGATCCCGACAAGAACCCCCGCCTGCGTCTGGCCGTGAAAGAGGCGAAGTCCCAATCCGTGCCGAAAGACGTGATCGACCGTGCGATCAAGAAGTCCCAAGGTGGCGACTCCGAGAACTACGAGGAAATCCGGTACGAAGGATACGGCCCTTCCGGCGTTGCGATCATCGTCGAGGCGATGACGGACAACCGCAACCGGACGGCATCTACCGTGCGCTCGACCTTCTCGAAGAACGGAGGCAATCTGGGAGAAACCGGCAGCGTGTCGTTCATGTTCGACCGCAAGGGGCAGGTCATCTACCCCGTGTCGGTCGGTGACGCCGACGACGTGATGATGGCCGCAATCGAAGCCGGGGCAGAGGACGTGGAAAGCTCCGATGACGGGCATGTCGTCTGGTGCGCGAACACCGATCTGAACGAAGTCTCTTCGAAGCTGGAGGAACAACTGGGCGAGTCTGAGACGACCAAGCTGGTCTGGCGTCCGCAGACGACGACCGAGCTGGATCTGGAAGGCATGCAGAAGCTGATGAAGCTGATGGACGCGCTGGACGACGATGACGACGTGCAGAACGTGACCGCCAACTTCGAGACCTCGGACGAGGTCATGGCGCAGCTGGACGGGTAGGGAACGAGGGGCGCTGCCCCTCGCGCTCCCCGAGGTATTTCAAGAACGATGAAGAGGCAGCCTATTTCAGCTGGCTGTCCTTCGACCCACGGCGATTGAAGCCACCGCGCGCTTGCTTCGTGCTGTCGCGCCCGGACTGACATTCGACGCATAGCTGTACACCCGGCAGGGCCTCGCGCCGACGCTCCGGGATCGGCTCGTCGCATTCGGCGCAAAACGCGGCGGACGGCAGGTCCGACACCCGCCGCGACGCCTTCAGCCGCGCCAGCTCGTCGCTGATCGAGGCTTCGATCTGTTCGCTTACTGCGCCATCGCGCGCCCATCCACCGGCCATGATACTCTCCTTGCTTGGATGAAAGATCGGGTCGGGTAGGGCTTCGGTCAAGGGCGTGATACGTCATGCAAGTTGATGATCGCGCCGAGAAAACAGCAGTTTCCAAGGCGATCCCCGGCGCTTAGCACTGGTGCATGACCTCGCTGATCTCTGGCTTCGCACTCGGCTTTTCCCTGATCCTCGCCATCGGTGCGCAAAATGCGTTCGTGCTGCGCCAAGGTCTGCGGCGATCCCACGTGTTCGCGGTCTCGCTGACCTGCGCGCTGTCCGACGCCATCCTGATCGCCGCAGGCGTCGCGGGCTTTGGTTGGCTGGTCGAAGCAGCGCCATGGATCGCGCCGGTGTTCACTTATGGCGGTGCGGCGTTCCTGCTGGTCTACGGCGCGATGGCACTGCGCTCGGCTTGGCGCGGCGGGCAAGCGTTGGAAGCCGCGGACGAACGCGCGGGCGGGATGCGCCGCGCGGTGCTGACCTGCCTCGCGCTGACGTGGCTGAACCCGCATGTCTATCTGGATACCGTCGTGCTGCTGGGATCGGTCTCCAGCCAAGCGGAAAGCGCGCTGCGCTTTGGCATTGGCGCGGTCACGGCGTCATTCGTCTTTTTCTTCGCGCTGGGCTACGGCGCGCGGCTGCTGTCGCCCGTTTTCGCGCAGCCCCGTGCGTGGCGGGTGCTGGACGTCGTCGTCGGCCTGACCATGTGGGCGCTGGCCTTGAAGCTGGTGCTGGGATGAGCGCGCCGTCGCGGCCCGTGGCCGGAGTGCTGTGGATGGTCCTGACGGGCCTGCTGTTCGTCGGTGTCACTGCGACCGTCAAGCATCTGGGCGACCGTGTGCCCGCGCCGCAGGCCGCCTTCCTGCGTTACGTATTGGGGCTGTTCTTCCTGCTGCCGCTTTGGCGCCAGATCGCTGGCGCGCCCTTCGATGCGCGCCACCTGCGGCTATATGCGGGGCGGGGCGTCCTGCACGCCATTGGGGTGTCCATGTGGTTCTACGCGATGACCCGCATCCCCATCGCAGAGGTGACGGCGCTGAATTACCTCTCGCCGATCTATATCACCATCGGTGCGGCGCTGTTCTTGGGAGAGCGGTTCAGCTGGCCGCGCATGGTTGCGATCCTAGCGGCATTGGTCGGTGTCGCGCTGATCCTGCGGCCCGGTTTTCGTGCGGTCGATCTTGGGCATTTGGCGATGCTGGGCACCGCGCTTTTGTTCGCGGGGTCCTACCTGATCGCCAAGGTCCTGTCGGACGAGGTGAAGCCGTCCATCGTCGTCGCGATGCTGTCGATCTGGACGACCGTGGGACTGGCCCCGATGGCGCTGGCGGTATGGGTCTGGCCTAGCTGGGATGAGTTGGGGTGGCTGTTCCTTGTCGCCAGTCTGGCGACGACCGGACATTTCACCATGACGCTGGCATTCCAGTCAGCACCGATCAGCGTGACGCAGCCGATCACCTTCCTGCAACTGGTCTGGGCAACATTGGTGGGCTGGTGGGTCTTCAGCGAAGGCATCGACGCCTTCGTCGTCGCAGGCGGCGCGATCATCGTGGGATCGGTCGTCGTCATCTCAATCCGGGAGGCGCGGCAGAAGCGCCGCACGCCACCCGTCGCGCTATGATTTAGGCTTCGCAGACGTTCACAAGGCTTTCGTAGCGGCGCACGATCCAACCGGGGGCGTCGTCGGGCAGCGACTCGTCGATGGTGGATTCGGATCGGGCGAAGATGTTGGCGGTGCGCGAGTTTTCCACCACGTCCATCGTTTCTGTTACGGCGACGCGGTCGTAGACCACGAAGGCGACCGCCACCAGAACGACACCGCGCGCGACACCGAAGAGGAACCCAAGCCCCCGATCAATCGGGCCAAGCGCCGACTCTTGTACGGCACCCGATAGGATCGGGGTAAAGATCGACACGACCACCAACATTACGGCGAAGACCGCTGCGAACGCAAAGATGATCGACAGCTCGCAGCTGTCGCCCAGATAACGGTCGAGCACGGGAATCTGCCGGACGAGCGGCTGGGCAGAGGCTGCAAGCGCGAAGGCGACGATGCCTGATACGATCCAGCCGGCGATGGCCATGCCTTCCCGCACGAACCCACGCGAATAGGCTAGGATCGCCGAGACCACGATGATGAAGCCGACGACACCGTCGATGATCGTGAAACCGTCCATGTATGGCTCTCCTTAGCCTGCGCCGAAAATGTCGCCTACCAGCGCTGCAAGATCGGGGAAGGGGCGCACGGCCATACCCTCGATCTTCAGCGACCGGGACTGCGTCGGCGCGATCGCGCTGGAGAAACCAAGTTTGGCGGCTTCTTTCAACCTGTTTTCCGCTTGGGCGGCGGGGCGCAGCGCACCCGACAGGCTTATTTCACCGAAGATGACCGTTTTCGGGGGCAATGCCACGTCTTCACGGGCCGAAAGCAGGGCAGCAGCGACGGCCAGATCGGCGGCGGGTTCACGCACGCGCAGGCCGCCCGCGACGTTCAGATAGACGTCGAGGCCCGAAAACGGGATCGCACAGCGTGATTCCAGCACCGCCAGGATCATCGCCAATCGCCCGCCATCCCACCCGACGGTGGAGCGTCGCGGCTGACTGTGGGGGGTGGGCGCGACCAGCGCCTGTATCTCACACAGCACGGGGCGAGACCCTTCGATGCCTGCGAAGACGGCCATGCCGGGTTGGGGCGTTTCATGCTCGCCCAGGAACAGGGCAGAGGGGTTGGACACTTCCGCCAGCCCACTGCCGGTCATCTCGAACACGCCGATCTCATCCGCGGGGCCGAAACGGTTCTTCACGGCGCGCAAGATGCGGTAGGGGTGGCCGCGCTCGCCTTCGAAATACAGGACCGTATCGACCATATGCTCGACCACGCGGGGACCGGCGATCTGGCCTTCCTTGGTGACGTGGCCGACCAGAACGACGGCGATGCCGTGGCGCTTGGCGAAGGTCGTCAGTTCATGTGCGGCAGCGCGGACCTGACTGACCGATCCTGGGGCGCTGTCGACATTGTCGGCCCACATCGTCTGGATCGAATCGATGATGGCCAGGTCGGGCTTTTCCTTTTCCAGCGTGGTCAGGATGTTGCGCAGGTTCGTTTCTGCCGCCAACCGCACGGGCGCGTCCGACAGGCCAAGACGACCCGCGCGCATCCGCACCTGTGCCGTCGCTTCCTCACCGCTGACGTAGATGCAGGACACGCCCGACCGCGCGAAGCTGGCGGCGGCCTGCAGAAGCAGCGTGGATTTGCCGATGCCCGGATCGCCGCCGACAAGGATCGCGGACGCAGGCACCAGACCGCCGCCCAGCACGCGGTCCAGCTCGGCGATGCCAGAGGTTTCGCGTGGCGGCGGTGTTTCCGAACCGGCCAGATCGTTCAGCACCATGCCTTTGCCGCGCTTGGTCCCAAGGGATTTGGCGGCGGGGCCAGAGGACAGGGGCACTTCTTCGACGATGGAGTTCCAAGCGCCGCACGCATCGCAACGGCCCGACCACTTGGAGTGTGCCGCGCCGCAGGATTGGCAGATGTAAGAGGGAGTTTTCGCCATGCCGCCTTTTGCCCCCGTAACGCGGGGGCGGCAAGCGGGTTACTCGGCGGCGGTGGCGTGGGGCAGGGCGATGACGTTTCCACCCTTCATCGGGCGCACGAAACCCAGCGTCGACAGCAGGTCGCCGTATTCGTCTTCCAACTGCGCCAGACGGCTTTCCATTGCGGCTTCTTCGATCTCGACGTCCTGTGTAAGGCGGCGCAACTCGCGGCTGACGGTTAACGCATGTTCGATCCGCTCTTCGAACAGGCCGATCTCCTCGACGCGGTGGGCCAGAAAACCACGGGCGCGGGCGACGTTCTCGTCCGAGTAAATTTGGGCGATATCGCGTGAGGCGTAGGACATTTCTGCCGCGGCCTCGAGCACTTCCGGCTCTAGCTCTGCCAGATCGGGGTGATAGCGCAGGTAGTTCATACGCTCTTTGACGGAGTCGTATTCGGACGACAGCTTGAACGTATCAGCACGGTCGGCCTGATGGCAGAAGTGATAAGCCTCTGCCACATCCGACATTGAGATTGCGAAATCTCGGTGGCTGCGTTCCAGTCGCAGAACGCGGAAGCCCGATGGCATCGCCGACAGGATGGTCAGAAGCAGCAACACAACTGCGAATTGGACGACCAGACCGGCCTGGGGATACACGACGTCGCCGAACTGCAAAGGCAGCGTCAGATAGGGAAGGTAGCCAAATGCCGCAGCAAGCGTTGCGCCAGCCACCGCCGCCGTGGCAGTGAACAGGATTGCGGTTGCAACCCACTGAAAATATGCCGAAATCGGCTGGTTCCGCTTTGCCGTTGTGCGATACATGGCGATTCCCCCAAGAACATCGTCGGCGATAAGCCGCTCATGGGTCAATTGCTTTACGTGCAGGATTGTTCCGGAAAGATATGCGCAACCGCCAGTTGACCATTAGTCAACTGATTTTCCACAAGAAACCATTTAGGATTATACGGCTGGCGAATCCTGTCGGTGATAGCGCACGCCAAGGCTGGTCAGGATCTCGTATCCGATGGTGCCTGCGGCCTCTGCCAGATCGTCGACGCTTTGCTCGGCGCAGAGAATATCCAGCGATTCTGGTATGCTATCAAGGTGGCTGACATCAGCCGTCAGCAGGTCCATGGACACGCGCCCGACCAATGGACAGGGCGTGCCATTCGCGAACAGCACCGCTTCGTTGCCCATCGCGCGGATCAAACCGTCGGCGTATCCCGCCGACAGGGTGGCGACGCGCGTCGGCTCGTCCGCCATCCAGGAACCGCCGTAGCCCACGATCTCTCCGCCCGCGACTTCGCGCGTCTGTATGATCGGCAATGACAGGCGCACGACGGGCGTTGCATCGGCAAACGGCTGCCCGCCGTAAAGACCGATGCCGGGGCGGGTCATGTCGAAATGGTAGTCTTCGCCCAAAAGGATACCGCCTGTCGCAGCGAGAGACCGCGGCGCGGCGATCCCGTCTGTCATCTTGCGGAATTGCCCTAGCTGGCGCGCGTTCATAGGATCGTCGGGCGCGTCGGCACAGGCGAGATGGCTCATCACAAGGATCGGTGCGCGTTCCAGCACGATCGCGCGGGCGGCGTCCCATTCCACAGGCTCCAGCCCCATGCGGTTCATGCCGGTGTCCAGCTGTACACCGAAGGGATGGTCGGGCAGCCGCTCGAAATGACGGGTCAGCTGCTCGATGGAGTTCAGCATCGGGATCAGGTGCAGATCGCGCAGGGCGGCGGTGTCCGTCTCCATGTGGCCGGAGAAGACGCAGATCTCAGCATCTGGCCCCAAGGCCGCGCGGATCGCCGCGCCCTCTTCGGCCACCGCGATGAAGAAACGGCGCGCGCCCGCGTGCCAAAGAGTTTTCGCAACCCGTTCAACGCCCAGTCCGTAGCCGTCGGCCTTCACCGTCGCCGCCGTCAGGCAGTCCGAACCGGACATGGCATCCAGCGCTCGCCAGTTGGCGGCCAGCGCGTTGAGATCAATATGAAGTGTTCCGGTTCCCATGGGGCTTCGTCCAACAGGCTTGAGGGCGCGTCAAGCCGCCATTACATCCGGTCGTCCGACCCCTGCTGCCACGGCTGCACAAGGTTGCCGAAGCGCGTGAACTGGCCTTCGAACGCCAGATCGACCGAGCCGATGGGGCCGTGGCGCTGCTTGCCGATGATGACCTCGGCCTTGCCATGCAGGCGAGACATCTCGTCCTGCCAGCTGGCCATCTTTTCGAGCTCGTGATCGCCCGGCTTTTCGCGTTCCTTATAGTATTCCTCGCGGAACACGAACATCACGACGTCCGCGTCCTGCTCGATCGAGCCGGACTCCCGCAGGTCGGACAGCTGTGGGCGCTTGTCTTCGCGGCTCTCGACCTGACGCGACAGCTGCGACAACGCGACGACAGGGATGTCCAACTCCTTGGCGATGGCCTTCAGACCCTGACTGATCTCGGAGATTTCGTTCACGCGGTTCTCGGATCGGCCTGTGCCCTTCACGAGCTGCAGGTAGTCCACGAACAGCGCGTCCAGCCCGTGTTGACGCTTCAGGCGGCGCGCGCGGGCGGCAAGTTGGCTGATCGGCAGGGCAGGCGTGTCGTCGATATACAGGGGGCAAGCTTCCAGCGACTTCGCAGCCTCGACGAAGCGGCGGAATTCGACCTCGTTCATATCACCGCGGCGAATCTGCTCAGATGGCACCTGCGCGGCTTCGGACAGAATACGCGCGGCCAGTTGTTCGGCGCTCATTTCCAGGGAATAGAAGCCCACGACGCCACCATCCACCGCACCCTCGGTCCCGTCGGGCCTGATGCCCTTCTTGTAGGCCTTCGCGATGTTGAAGGCGACGTTCGTGGCCAGTGAGGTCTTACCCATGGACGGCCGGCCGGCCAGGATCAGCAGGTCAGACTTGTGCAGGCCACCCAGCTTCTTGTCCAAATCGATCAGGCCCGTGGATACGCCAGACAGGTTCCCGTCGCGCTGGTAGGCGGCGTTGGCGACGTTCACCGCATCGGTGACAGCGCGCAGGAATGACTGAAAGCCCTGGTTCACCGCGCCTTGCTCGCCCAACTCATACAGGCGCTGCTCGGCATCCACGATCTGTTGACGCGGCTCGCTGTCGACCTCGACTTTACGGGCTTTGGCGGAAATCTCTTGGCCCAGGTCCATCAGCTTCCGCCGAATCGCCATATCGTAGATCATCTGGGCGTAATCACGCGCCGCATAGCTGCTGATCGCCGCCCCGGCGAGGCGCACAAGATAGGACGCGCCACCCAACTCCTGCAGGCCGGGATCGTCCTCTAAAAACGCCTTCAGCGTCACCGGAGAGGCCAGCGCTCCCTTGGCGATTCGCGCGACGGCGGCCTCATAGATGCGGCTGTGGACCGGATCGTAAAAGTGCGAGCCGTCGATGATCGGAGAAACGCGGTCGTAGATGTCGTTGTTGGTCAGAATCGCGCCCAGAAGCTGCTGTTCGGCCTCGACGTTATGGGGCTGTAGCTCGGCGGGCGTGTCGCCTGCGTCCGGTGTGATCGTGGTGATGCTGTTCATGGTCTGACCCCTGTCCGCTACTGTCCCCGTCGCGGTCGATAGCCCCATTTGGGGGGCGCAGGCAAATCCACCGCAATCGCGCGCCGCCTACCGCATGTCGCGATGGGGACGAACCAACCTACCATATTCGCGGGCTGGGGCACAAAACTTCTGCACATGCTCACAGGCGGTGGAGAACTATTTTTTCGCCTCTGGCATCCGTGCCGCCTGCCAACCGCGTGGGTCGTTCAGGAATACCTCGACACCGTCCATCGTGCTTGCGTCGAAGCTGCCCGACGCCTTCGCCTCGGCCAGGACGTCCCACCACGTGCTGAGCGCATGCAGCGTTACGCCGTGGTCTCCAAGGGTCTTCGTGATCTCGGGGAAGATACCGTAAGAGAACAGGACGGCAGTGTGTTCGCAGGTGGCCCCGGTTTCGCGAATCGCGTCCACGAAGGACAGTTTCGATCCGCCGTCGGTCGTCATGTCCTCGACCAGCAGGACGCGCTGGCCTTCGGTCATCACGCCTTCGATCCGGGCGTTGCGGCCGTAGCCTTTGGGCTTCTTGCGCACGTAGGTCATCGGCAGCGCCAGCCGTTCGGCCATCAGCGCGCCGAAGGGGATGCCCGCCGTTTCGCCGCCCGCGACATTGTCGAACGCTTCGAACCCGGCGTCGCGCATGACGGTGACGGCCAGGAAGTCCATCAGGGTCGAACGGATGCGCGGGTAAGAGATCAGCTTGCGGCAGTCGATATAGGTGGGCGAGGGCAGGCCGCTGGCCAGAGTGAACGGATCATCGGGGCGAAAATGCACCGCCTCGATTTCCAGCAGCATCCGCGCGGTCAGGCGCGCGATCTCGGCGCGGTCTGGGAAGCCGGTGGGGATCACGCGCGCGCTCCGGTGGGCGAGCGGTCGATGGGGTTGCGGTAGATCATGCGGCGGACAGAGCCCGTCTTAGAGCGCATAAGCACCGTTTCGGTCGTGAAGTAGCCGGGTTCGCGCTGGATCCCTTGCACGACAGAGCCATCGGTCACGCCGGTAGCGGCGAAGATCACATCATCGCTGACCAGGTCGTCGCGCGTATAGACGCGGTCGAAGTTCGTGACGCCCGCCTTCGTGGCGCGATCCCGCTCGTCATCGTTGCGGAACAGCAGCTTGGCGAACATCTGTCCGCCCATGCAGCGCAGCGCGGCGGCTGCCAACACGCCTTCTGGCGCGCCGCCCGATCCCATGTACATGTCAATTCCGGTGCGCGGTTCGGCGCAGTGGATGATGCCGGCAACGTCGCCGTCGGTGATCAGGCGCACGGCACAATCGGTGCTGCGCAGGGCTTCGATCATATCCTCGTGGCGCTCACGCTCCAGCACGCAGACCGTGATATCATGGGTGGAAACACCCTTCGCGGCGGCGAGCGCCGAGACCCGTTCGGACGGGCTCATGTCCATCGTCACGGTGCCGGGCTTGAAGCCGGGGCCGATGGCGAGCTTTTCCATATAGACGTCGGGCGCATGCAGCATCGAGCCGCGCTGCCCCATGGCGATCACGGTCAGTGCGTTGGGCATGTCCTTGGCTGTCAGCGTGGTGCCTTCCAGCGGGTCGAGCGCG
Protein-coding sequences here:
- the alr gene encoding alanine racemase, translated to MGTGTLHIDLNALAANWRALDAMSGSDCLTAATVKADGYGLGVERVAKTLWHAGARRFFIAVAEEGAAIRAALGPDAEICVFSGHMETDTAALRDLHLIPMLNSIEQLTRHFERLPDHPFGVQLDTGMNRMGLEPVEWDAARAIVLERAPILVMSHLACADAPDDPMNARQLGQFRKMTDGIAAPRSLAATGGILLGEDYHFDMTRPGIGLYGGQPFADATPVVRLSLPIIQTREVAGGEIVGYGGSWMADEPTRVATLSAGYADGLIRAMGNEAVLFANGTPCPLVGRVSMDLLTADVSHLDSIPESLDILCAEQSVDDLAEAAGTIGYEILTSLGVRYHRQDSPAV
- a CDS encoding replicative DNA helicase → MNSITTITPDAGDTPAELQPHNVEAEQQLLGAILTNNDIYDRVSPIIDGSHFYDPVHSRIYEAAVARIAKGALASPVTLKAFLEDDPGLQELGGASYLVRLAGAAISSYAARDYAQMIYDMAIRRKLMDLGQEISAKARKVEVDSEPRQQIVDAEQRLYELGEQGAVNQGFQSFLRAVTDAVNVANAAYQRDGNLSGVSTGLIDLDKKLGGLHKSDLLILAGRPSMGKTSLATNVAFNIAKAYKKGIRPDGTEGAVDGGVVGFYSLEMSAEQLAARILSEAAQVPSEQIRRGDMNEVEFRRFVEAAKSLEACPLYIDDTPALPISQLAARARRLKRQHGLDALFVDYLQLVKGTGRSENRVNEISEISQGLKAIAKELDIPVVALSQLSRQVESREDKRPQLSDLRESGSIEQDADVVMFVFREEYYKEREKPGDHELEKMASWQDEMSRLHGKAEVIIGKQRHGPIGSVDLAFEGQFTRFGNLVQPWQQGSDDRM
- the glpX gene encoding class II fructose-bisphosphatase, yielding MADQDFNDRMLSLGLARVSEAAALASGRWIGRGDEKAADQAAVTAMREQLNKLDIAGTVVIGEGERDEAPMLYIGEEVGTGNGPEVDIALDPLEGTTLTAKDMPNALTVIAMGQRGSMLHAPDVYMEKLAIGPGFKPGTVTMDMSPSERVSALAAAKGVSTHDITVCVLERERHEDMIEALRSTDCAVRLITDGDVAGIIHCAEPRTGIDMYMGSGGAPEGVLAAAALRCMGGQMFAKLLFRNDDERDRATKAGVTNFDRVYTRDDLVSDDVIFAATGVTDGSVVQGIQREPGYFTTETVLMRSKTGSVRRMIYRNPIDRSPTGARA
- a CDS encoding orotate phosphoribosyltransferase, which produces MIPTGFPDRAEIARLTARMLLEIEAVHFRPDDPFTLASGLPSPTYIDCRKLISYPRIRSTLMDFLAVTVMRDAGFEAFDNVAGGETAGIPFGALMAERLALPMTYVRKKPKGYGRNARIEGVMTEGQRVLLVEDMTTDGGSKLSFVDAIRETGATCEHTAVLFSYGIFPEITKTLGDHGVTLHALSTWWDVLAEAKASGSFDASTMDGVEVFLNDPRGWQAARMPEAKK